The following is a genomic window from Stenotrophomonas maltophilia.
CTGCCTCGACCCGGTTCGCTGTCGACCTGGATGCTGCCGCCCATGCGCTCGGCCAGGTCCCGCGATATCGACAGGCCCAGGCCTGTGCCGCCATAGCGGCGACGGGTGCTGCCATCGGCCTGGCGGAACGCTTCGAAGATGACCTGCAGCTGTTCGCGCGCGATGCCGATGCCACTGTCGCTGACCTCGAAGCGGATGCGACCGTTGCCACCGGCACGCACATGCAGGCTGACCCTGCCGTGCTCGGTGAACTTCAGTGCATTGGCCAGCAGATTCTTCAGGATCTGCTGCAGGCGCTGGCTGTCGGCCATCAGCTGGCTCGGTGCCAGCGCGTCGGCCTCGATCTGCAGGGCCAGGCCCTTCTGCCGCGCCATCGGCTCGAACGTCTCGCGCAGGCGCTGCAGCACGCTGTCCACCACCACCACCTCATCGGCCAGCTCGACATGGCCGGCCTCGATGCGGGACAGGTCGAGGATGTCGTTGATCAGGGCCAGCAGGTCGTTGTTGGACGACAGGATCGCGCGGGCGTACTTCACCTGCTCCTCGGTGAGCGTGCCGTCCTTGTTGTCGGCCAGCAGCTTGGCCAGGATCAGCGAGCTGTTCAGCGGCGTGCGCAGCTCGTGCGACATGTTGGCCAGGAATTCGGACTTGTAGCGCGACGTAGCCGCCAGCTCGTTGCTGTTGCGCACCAGCTGTGACTGTGCAACCAGCAGCGCCTGCTTCTGCGCTTCCAGCTCGTGGGTGCGCTCTTCCAGCTGCACGTTGCTCTGTTCCAGCTCGGCCTGCTGCTCTTCCAGATGGCTCTGCGACTGCTGCAGGCTGCGGCTCTGCTCTTCCAGCTCTTCGTTGGCCACCCGCAGCTCTTCCTGCTGCGCCTGCAGTTCCTCGCCCTGGCGCTGTGATTCTTCCAGCAGCACGACCAGCTGTGCGCGCAGCAGCGAAGCGCGCAGGGCCATGCCGATCGTCTCGCCACAACGCGCCAGCAGCTCGCGATCCAGATCGCGCTGCCCGCCCATCCGGGCGCGTCCCAGCTCGATGATGCCGACCACGCTGCCATCACTGCTGATCGGCGCCAGGATGCGCTCGCGCACCGGCAGGCGCCCCAGGCTGGTCTGCAGTTCAAGTAGGGCGTCGTCGCCACCCAGCAGGTGACGGATGCGCTCGTCCCGCGCCACCTGCCCGGCCACGCCCTCCTGCAATGCCAGCGACGCAGGCATGCCGGACGGCAGCGCCAGGCCACCGGTCAGCTGCAACCTCCCTCCATCCAGCCGGTATACGGCACCGACCTCGGCCTCCAGCTGCGCGCCCAGGCTGGTGGCTGCCGCCTCGGCGATCTGCTCCGGACCGAGGTCGCCGCGCAGGCTCATTGCCACCGCGTTCTCGGCCTCCTGCAGCCACAGTGCCCGCATTGCCTCCCGCCGCGCCTGGATGGCCCGCGAGACGATCAGCGCGATCATCAGGAACGCACAGCCGCCGATGCTGCGGTTGACGAACGAGAACGCCGAATTGGAACTGGCGGGCGCGATGTTGAATCCTATGACCAGCAGGACACAGGCGACCGCAGCCACGATGAACGGGGCGCGCGCACTGCGCTGGAACACCGTGACGCCCACGGCCAGGAAATAGGCCAGCCACACGGCATAGCCAAGCGGGACCACGAGTTCCAACGCGATGGTCGCGGCCAACAGCACAGCGGAGGCCATCCAGATCCAGCGGTCACGCGTAGTCGCACCAGGACGCATGCAGGTCGGTTCCAGAAGACAAAGGGTGGGAGATGGTACTCCGTGTCGCATTCAGCCGCACAGGACCATTGGCACGTGCCAGACCTCCACACACCCTTCACACTGCACTGCCTAGCTTCACGTCCCTCCCTGGGGTAATGCTCATTTCCACGTGGACGCAGCCGCTTCTACGACGTCCGTGCTGACGGACCCTTCCCGCCAATTGCGACTGCTGATCGACAGCGTGCGCGACCATGCGCTGTACCTGCTTGATCCCGAAGGCATCGTGTGCAGCTGGAACCCGGGCGCAGAGCGCATCAAGGGCTATTCAGCCGCTGAAGTGGTTGGAACGCACTTCGGACGCTTCTATCTGGCCACCGACCGCGAGGCCGGCGAGCCGCAACGCCTGCTTCGCGTCGCCGCGCAGCAGGGCCATGTCGCCAGCGAAGGCTGGCGGGTACGCCGTGATGGGTCTTCGTTCCGCGCCAGCGTGGTCATCGAGCCGGTGGTCGAAGCCGGCGAACTGCTCGGCTTCGTCAAGATCACCCGCGACATCACCGAGCAGTGGCAGGCACAACGGCTGCTGCGCGATGCCCAGCGTGCGCTGCGCAACACCCAGCAGTTCGAGACGGTGGGCCGGCTCAGCCGGGGGCTGTCGCACGAGTTCAACAACCTGCTGACCACCATCGGCAATGCGCTGGATCTGCTGGCCATGCGCGTAGGCAGCGACGACAGGCGCGCGGTCGAACTGCTGGATGCGGCCCAGGCCGCCACCGACCGCGGCGCGCTGCTGACCCGCCAGCTGCTGGCCTTCAGCACCGGGCAGACCCTGATCCGCGAGCCACTGGACATCAACGCACAGCTGCAGCACTGGCTGCCGGACCTGCAGCGCGCCTGCCCGCCCACGGTGGTGCTGGACCTGCGGCTGACGCCCGGCCTGCCCGCGGTGAGCACCGACGCGATGCAGCTGCAGACCGCGCTGAGCAATCTGGTGGCCAATGCCGTGGAAGCTACCCTCGATGGCGGCCGCGTCCTGGTGGCCACCGCACTGGAGCATCGGCTCGACCCGGATGCGGACAGCACGTTGCAACGTGGCTATGTCACCCTCAGCGTCTGTGACGAGGGCCATGGCATGGCTGCCGACATCGCCGAGCGCGCAACCGAACCCTTCTTCACCACCAAGGACATCGGCAAGGGCAGCGGTCTGGGCCTGAGCCAGGTGTTCGGATTCACCACCCAGAGCGGCGGCTTCGTCGACGTGTCCACCACGCCCGGTGTCGGCACCACGGTCAGCCTGCTGCTCCCTGCAATAGAGGACCCTGCCGATGACCGATGACCCGATCCGCGTACTGATGGTGGAGGACCAGACCGATCTGCGCGAGATGATCGGCCTGGCCCTGCGCGACTTCGGCATCGACGTGTCCACGACCGCCGATGCCCAAGAAGCGGCCGCGCTGCTGAAGGGCGAAGCGCGTTTCGATGTGGTGTTCAGTGACATCAGCATGCCCAACGGCATGTCCGGCATCGAGCTGAGTGAACACGTCGCCCGCGAACAGCCACAGGCGCGGATGATCCTGTCGTCCGGCTATGCGCGTTCGCAGCTGCCCCCGCTGCCCGAGCAGGTGGAATTCCTGCCCAAGCCCTACCGCCTGCGCCAGTTGGTGCAGCTGCTGAAGCAGGAGTGAGTAGTCGCCGGGCATGGCCCGGCGCTACCAGCCCCTCTCCGCCGGGCATGGCCCGGCGTATCCGCTCCTGTAGCGCCGAGCCCACGCTCGGCTGCCCTCATCAATAGCGCCCCACCAGGTTCAGGTACCACCCGCGGTGGGTGTAGTCGAACCGGGTCAGGTCATCGCTGAAGTCGGTGAAGTTGTAGCCCACACCGACGCGGAAGTTGCGCCCGATATCGCGATCGACACCGGCCAGCCAGCCCTGCCGGCGACCGCCATCGCGCACGTCCAGCAGGCGATACTCCAGCAGGCCATGCCACTGGTAGTACAGGTCGTAGCGCAGCTGGCCCGAAGCAAAGTTGGTGGCCGAATCGAACCACGGCCCGGTGCCGCGCCCATAGCGCACCTCGCCCTCGCGGCGCGCCGCCTTGGCCGCCACTTCCCAGCGCTGGTCGATGCGGTAGACACCTTCCAGCGACAGCACCTGGGTGCGCTGGTCGTAATCCACACCATTGACCTGACCCATCGTGGACAGGTCATACAGGTAGCTGTAGCGGCCGAACAGCGCCCAGCGGTCGTTGTCCCAAGGGCGGTAGGCGAAGCCCAGGTTGCCTTCGATGAAGCGCGCGCCTGCCACCGGGTTGATCGCATCATCGGTGTCGGCGTAGTTGAAGCGCGCCGCGATCCGCCAGCTGTCGTTGAGACGATGGCTCAGGCGGTTGGTGCTGACCCATTGCGTGCGTCGCTCGGCACCGGTATCGCGGCGCCATTCCAGCTTGCTCTGCCATTCGGTGCCGGGCGAGGTCCGCCCGCCTGACAGGCTCACCGCCTTGCGGTCCACCTGGCCACTGCTGGAATCGAGCTTGCCGTCGCTGAGAGTGAAGCCGGCATTCCACCCTACCGCCGGGTAGAAATCCATGCCGAAAGTATGCGCCAGCCCGGAGTCCTGCCCGGATTTGAGGAACTGGCTTTCATTGAACACATTGACCTGGTCGGACAGGCGCCAGCGCTGGCCCAGCGTCCAGCCATCCTGCGCGTTCGGGCTGAACAACGGGTCGTACTCGCTGCGATCAGTGGACTGGGTAAAGGCGCCATAGAAGCTGTGCTGCGGGGTCAGCCGGTACTCGGCGTTGACCTGCGCGGCGGTGCCACGGTCGCCATCGCTCACCTCGGCACCAACGGTGGACAGGTTGGCGAAGGTCCAGGTACCACCGGCCACCACCGCATCGTTGTCGGCGTAGCGGCCATGGTCATCATCCACGGTCAGCTGGCCGCCTCCGTACACATCCAGCGAGGTGCCGATGCGGTGCGTATAGCGGGCGGCGGCCAGCACACCGGCTACGTTGCCGCCGGTACCACGGTCTTCCTGCACGCGACGCAGCTCGGCCGACAGGCGATCGTTCTCGCCGATCCGCCACTCGGCGGTGGCCTGTGCCTGGATCAGCGACTCGCTGCCACGGCGCGCCTCGCTGTAGCGGGCGTACAGGCTGAAGTCGTCGGTCACGTAACCCAGCAGCTCGGCACCCTGTTCGCGCACGCGCTGGCCGGTATCGAAGCGCCCCACCGAGTAGCCGCCGTCGACCTGGCGCCACCAGGCCCCGGCACTCCAGTCGCGCCGGGTCCAGCCAAGCTCGCGCAGGTTGATGCGCGCTTCCACAGCTGTCGCCTCGCCTTCGCGCGGCCCTTCCGGATTGAGGCGGCTGAAGCTCAGGCCGCCGTTGTCGGAGAAGAACACCGGCGCACTGGTGGCTTCGCTGCGGCTGTGTTCCACCTTCAGGTAGGTGCCACGGCCGGCCTGCAGGGTCAGGTCCGCGCCCTTCAGCGAATAGTCCTGACCGGCGCGCTGCTCGTCCACGTAGGTAGCGCCGAGGGCCACGTGATCGCCGAACCAGTGCTTGCCGCGCACGCCGGCGGTGATGTCGTCGCTGTCGAAGCCGGTCGGCACCCACTCGTAGTCCACGATCAAGCGCTGCTCATAGCCGTCCAGCGGCACGTCGCGGCTGATCCGGCGCAGGTTCTCGCGACTGACCTGGGCCAGCGGCCGGGTCAACAGGATGCGGCCCTGCAGGGCGTCGATCTCGTAGTCGGCGCCACGCACCATCGGCACGCGCTGCTCCACGCGGCCGGTGGTGCGGTCACGGATTTCCAGCACCACCTGGTCCGAGCCACTGAGAATGCTGGCGTGGCGCAGGTAGTACAGGCTGCCGCCGGTACCGATGAACTCGCTGTGGCCCGGCGCCGTCTCGGCCTGCGAGCCGAACAGGCGCAGCTCGCTGCGCGCATCGCCCCAGGCGTTGGCACCACGCGAACGCCACGACAGTGCCGCACCGTACAGCGAACGCACGTACTGCGCGTACTCGGTGCCGGTCAGGCCGGTGTTGTAGTTGCCCCACAGCGCCTGGTTCTTGTCCCAGTCCATGCGCAGGTAGAAGCGGCCCATGCTGTCCACGTCGCGCTGGGTCAGCGAGTCATCGCCATAGGTCGGGTAATACAGGTCCGGGTCCAGGCTGCGGAACAGGTCGCGCGGGTCGGCAGTGGTGAAGCCGGTGAACAGCTCGTCCAGCGGACGGTTCTGGGTGTCGGCCTGCGCGGTCAACAGGTAGCGGCCGCGCGTCTTGGCCTTCAGGTAGAACGCCAGGCGGCCATCGCTGAGCACATCGTCATTGCGCTCGCCACGGGCCAGGTCCTGCCCTGCCCCGCTGGCCTTGTTCTGGTACACGGTGATGTCGGCCAGGCCGACACCGAACAGGTACTGGCCACTGACATCAACCTCCAGCGTACGCGCGATGGCCGGGGCATCCGGCCGCTCCACACGCACGTCGAAGGCGTGGTGGCCGATCGGCATCAGGTACTCGGCGGCGAACTTGCGGTCCTGGTCCAGTGGGTAGCTGTCGCCGTTGATCTTCAGTGCGGCACCCAGCGGAAGGTCGCGGCCACGCAGGCGGACCCGCGAGCCGTACACCGGAATGTTCTGCTGGCGCAGGCCATTGCCGTCGAACACCTGCTGCAGCAACGACAGCGACGCGGCCTGGCTGGCGTCCACCGAGGTGCCGCGACGGTCTTCCAGCGCGTCACGCAACTGCTGGTTGCCACGCTCGAACTCCGCCGGCGTCACCAGCTGCATCGACTGCGCGGTGGTTTCATCCACGTTGCCATCAGCGTCGAAGGCGCGCAGCACATAGACCAGGCGATCGCCCCGGCGCAGCGGCGTAGACGCTGGCATCGTCCCGTCCCAGTATCCCTGCGACACCGCCGCCACCGGCAGCTCGAAGGTCGCCAGTGCTGCCACACGATCCGTGTCGCTGCCGCGGTAGACGCTGACTTCCAGGCGCTGGATGAAGGCGGTGTAGTTGCCGCGCACGTAGAACTCGACCGGCCGCACGATGCGGCCTTCATCGAAGGCGACCATGCCCGGCGCCGACACCGACAGCTCGGGCTGGCCCATCGCCGGATCCTCGGTGGCCCAGATCGCGCCACCTTCCGGCAGGCGGATCATGAACTCACCGCGCACGGTGGCCTTGCCCGGCTCATCGATGGCCAAGCTGACCCGGCGATCC
Proteins encoded in this region:
- a CDS encoding response regulator, which gives rise to MRPGATTRDRWIWMASAVLLAATIALELVVPLGYAVWLAYFLAVGVTVFQRSARAPFIVAAVACVLLVIGFNIAPASSNSAFSFVNRSIGGCAFLMIALIVSRAIQARREAMRALWLQEAENAVAMSLRGDLGPEQIAEAAATSLGAQLEAEVGAVYRLDGGRLQLTGGLALPSGMPASLALQEGVAGQVARDERIRHLLGGDDALLELQTSLGRLPVRERILAPISSDGSVVGIIELGRARMGGQRDLDRELLARCGETIGMALRASLLRAQLVVLLEESQRQGEELQAQQEELRVANEELEEQSRSLQQSQSHLEEQQAELEQSNVQLEERTHELEAQKQALLVAQSQLVRNSNELAATSRYKSEFLANMSHELRTPLNSSLILAKLLADNKDGTLTEEQVKYARAILSSNNDLLALINDILDLSRIEAGHVELADEVVVVDSVLQRLRETFEPMARQKGLALQIEADALAPSQLMADSQRLQQILKNLLANALKFTEHGRVSLHVRAGGNGRIRFEVSDSGIGIAREQLQVIFEAFRQADGSTRRRYGGTGLGLSISRDLAERMGGSIQVDSEPGRGSCFILELPLQGAPVSVPGDTPVAASALPQPAVAVVDARSTTAPVVAPSPAPGAASVADDRGRRQRAGRLILAVEDDATFAEALVALAHELDFDCVVAGTAEEALALASELRPNGILLDIGLPDVSGLSVLERLKRNPDTRHIPVHVVSAMDRSQVARELGAIGFAIKPTTRERLVSAIEQLEQTSQRDVRRLLIVEDDNELRHNLELLLGREQLQIVAVGTLAGALEQLSTVTFDCMVMDLSLPDGSGYDLLEHMAGNDDVGFPPVIVYTGRALSREEEQRLRRYSKSIIIKGARSPERLLDEVTLFLHSVEASLPTDQQRLLREARRRDTVLDGRTVLLAEDDVRNIFALSSVLEPLGVTLEIARNGQEAVDRLAEREVDLVLMDIMMPEKDGLAAMREIRAQRHLQDLPIIALTAKAMPDDRERCLQAGANDYIAKPIDVDKLVSLCRVWCSRQ
- a CDS encoding two-component system sensor histidine kinase NtrB — its product is MDAAASTTSVLTDPSRQLRLLIDSVRDHALYLLDPEGIVCSWNPGAERIKGYSAAEVVGTHFGRFYLATDREAGEPQRLLRVAAQQGHVASEGWRVRRDGSSFRASVVIEPVVEAGELLGFVKITRDITEQWQAQRLLRDAQRALRNTQQFETVGRLSRGLSHEFNNLLTTIGNALDLLAMRVGSDDRRAVELLDAAQAATDRGALLTRQLLAFSTGQTLIREPLDINAQLQHWLPDLQRACPPTVVLDLRLTPGLPAVSTDAMQLQTALSNLVANAVEATLDGGRVLVATALEHRLDPDADSTLQRGYVTLSVCDEGHGMAADIAERATEPFFTTKDIGKGSGLGLSQVFGFTTQSGGFVDVSTTPGVGTTVSLLLPAIEDPADDR
- a CDS encoding response regulator, which gives rise to MTDDPIRVLMVEDQTDLREMIGLALRDFGIDVSTTADAQEAAALLKGEARFDVVFSDISMPNGMSGIELSEHVAREQPQARMILSSGYARSQLPPLPEQVEFLPKPYRLRQLVQLLKQE